In Mangrovivirga cuniculi, the following proteins share a genomic window:
- a CDS encoding alkaline phosphatase D family protein → MKDNKKEILKKLSRRKFLRNTVMATAGLAIAPSAIISCKDENDPFVPDGEYGFFEGVASFDPETDRVILWSRYTPASNEKHPKIVLEVSKEENFNNLVAAQEVSIDSSSDNTLFVDLKNLESNTTYYYRFTSVKTRKVSHTGITKTLPKSGESNQVSLAVVSCANFQAGLFNTYGAVNNSEADIVIHLGDYIYEYGQGGYGTSELTSVLGRQHSPEGEIVSIDDYRQRYRQYRRDPQLQELHRTRPFICVWDDHEITNDAYVDGAENHQPDEGDYQTRKLNAIQVWHEYLPARVNDNAKIYRNFNIAGIINLIMLDTRIAGREKQLDYSNYFTSKGFDQNAFAADWLNPERTLLGPEQLNWLSGTLASSNTKWQVLGSQVLMGKYYIPAELLTITAQIASGGATQETLQLYNKTVTELVTIKSRLAQGDPTVSTEEKARVETVLPYNLDAWDGYPVEREKVYAAANGKNLYH, encoded by the coding sequence ATGAAAGACAATAAAAAAGAAATCCTCAAAAAACTTAGCCGACGTAAATTTTTAAGAAACACAGTGATGGCAACTGCCGGCCTGGCAATCGCTCCATCAGCTATAATAAGTTGCAAGGATGAAAATGATCCTTTCGTGCCAGATGGTGAATATGGTTTTTTTGAAGGCGTTGCAAGTTTTGACCCTGAAACTGACCGGGTAATTTTATGGTCACGTTATACTCCTGCATCCAATGAAAAGCATCCTAAAATAGTATTAGAGGTCTCAAAAGAAGAAAACTTCAATAATCTTGTAGCTGCACAGGAAGTATCAATTGATAGCAGCAGTGATAACACACTTTTTGTGGATCTCAAAAACCTTGAATCTAATACGACCTATTACTACAGATTTACCAGTGTCAAAACCAGGAAAGTTTCACATACCGGCATCACAAAAACACTACCTAAATCTGGTGAATCAAATCAGGTAAGCCTGGCTGTAGTATCATGTGCAAATTTTCAGGCTGGTTTATTTAATACATATGGAGCAGTAAATAATTCCGAAGCGGACATCGTTATCCATTTGGGTGACTACATTTACGAATACGGCCAGGGCGGATATGGAACATCAGAATTAACATCGGTTTTAGGTCGTCAGCATTCTCCTGAAGGTGAAATCGTTTCTATAGATGATTACAGACAACGATACAGACAATACCGAAGAGACCCACAGCTTCAGGAGCTGCATCGAACGAGGCCCTTTATCTGTGTTTGGGATGACCACGAAATAACAAATGATGCATATGTAGATGGTGCTGAAAACCACCAGCCTGATGAAGGAGATTATCAAACAAGAAAATTAAATGCGATTCAGGTTTGGCATGAATACCTTCCCGCCAGGGTAAATGACAATGCCAAGATCTACAGAAATTTTAATATTGCAGGAATCATCAACCTGATCATGCTTGATACCAGAATAGCAGGTCGTGAAAAACAGCTGGATTATTCAAATTACTTTACTTCAAAAGGATTTGATCAGAACGCTTTTGCAGCTGATTGGCTAAATCCGGAAAGAACTCTATTAGGTCCGGAACAGCTCAACTGGCTAAGTGGAACACTTGCAAGTAGCAATACCAAATGGCAGGTTCTTGGAAGCCAGGTATTGATGGGGAAATACTATATACCTGCTGAATTATTAACCATCACCGCTCAAATTGCAAGTGGCGGAGCTACTCAAGAGACTCTCCAACTTTATAATAAGACAGTTACTGAATTGGTAACTATCAAATCCAGATTAGCTCAGGGTGATCCTACCGTATCGACTGAAGAAAAAGCTCGTGTTGAAACCGTTTTACCTTATAATCTCGATGCATGGGATGGTTATCCTGTAGAAAGAGAAAAGGTATATGCTGCAGCAAATGGTAAAAACTTGTATCACTAG
- a CDS encoding PepSY domain-containing protein yields MKRNKQFYARKLHRYLGLFIGIQFIGWTISGLYFSWNNIDDVHGDHMRKEIPALKFQQGMISPDSAFEKVNSVDPFDSIFSFRLIRIIDQQFYQIGYYSKNESESKVNVNFKLVNANTGELRKPLEENMAVQVASEQLVSPAKLNNVTLLSAVGDHHEYRGRRLPVWAVDFDDPDCTVYVSPELGTFQTIRHDQWRVFDFLWMFHTMDYAGRDNFNNWLLKLFSVFGLFTVASGFVLYVMSSRTIKKLKK; encoded by the coding sequence ATGAAAAGAAACAAACAATTTTATGCCAGGAAGCTGCACAGGTATCTTGGTCTGTTTATAGGAATACAATTTATCGGATGGACGATCAGTGGATTATATTTTAGCTGGAATAATATCGATGATGTACACGGCGATCATATGAGAAAAGAAATTCCAGCCCTAAAATTTCAACAAGGGATGATTTCTCCGGATAGTGCTTTTGAAAAAGTAAATTCTGTTGATCCTTTTGATTCTATATTTAGTTTTAGATTGATAAGAATCATTGATCAACAATTTTACCAGATCGGTTATTATTCTAAAAACGAATCAGAATCTAAAGTAAATGTCAACTTTAAGCTTGTCAATGCCAATACCGGAGAGTTAAGGAAACCATTGGAAGAAAATATGGCGGTACAAGTAGCATCTGAACAACTAGTTTCCCCGGCGAAACTTAATAATGTTACTTTATTATCAGCAGTAGGCGATCATCATGAGTATAGAGGGAGACGATTGCCTGTCTGGGCAGTAGATTTTGATGATCCGGATTGTACTGTATATGTTAGTCCTGAATTAGGAACTTTTCAAACGATCAGGCATGATCAATGGAGGGTCTTCGATTTTCTCTGGATGTTTCATACGATGGATTATGCAGGAAGAGATAATTTTAATAACTGGTTATTGAAGTTGTTTTCTGTCTTCGGATTATTTACAGTAGCTAGTGGATTTGTACTTTACGTGATGTCCTCACGAACAATTAAGAAATTGAAAAAATAG
- a CDS encoding MBOAT family O-acyltransferase: MLFNTLGFILFFIVILILYYAPLLGWKGKKIMLLLASYVFYGLWNPPLILLLWISTLVDWTAGNKLYKLSDKARKKLWLLLSICVNLGFLGFFKYGEFLLNNFIDFVSLFGIEYVPPEFDIILPMGISFYTFQTMSYTIDMYRDRIKPAKTFLDFALYVTFFPQLVAGPIVRSGELIPQYYEPKKASQNQFVLGMLLLSIGLFEKTVFADSLFAPVSDRVFGTDGNLPAIDAWAGVLAFSGQIFFDFAGYSLCAIGIALTLGFKLPDNFRYPYGAIGFSDLWGRWHITLSSWLRDYLYIPLGGNRGTLSRTYVNLMLTMLLGGLWHGAGWTFIFWGFLHGFYLIIERLLKDKVSIKSSNILLNVFLAFLTFQCVNITWVFFRAQDFEMAINLLGSMFFINEGKPLLWTSSMVFVFGLMTLVFAGHYAMRNKSLVGVIESSPRWFVTLIWGIMIFGLFIVQTTGKQFIYFQF; this comes from the coding sequence ATGCTTTTTAACACCCTCGGTTTTATATTATTTTTTATCGTAATCCTGATCTTGTATTACGCTCCTTTACTTGGATGGAAGGGGAAAAAGATCATGCTGCTACTTGCCAGCTATGTGTTTTATGGTCTATGGAACCCTCCTTTAATTTTATTATTGTGGATTTCAACTTTGGTAGACTGGACAGCCGGCAATAAGCTTTACAAATTATCGGATAAAGCCAGAAAGAAATTGTGGCTGCTACTCAGTATTTGTGTGAACCTGGGCTTTCTGGGATTCTTTAAATATGGCGAGTTTCTTTTGAATAATTTCATTGATTTTGTTAGCCTGTTCGGAATAGAATATGTTCCTCCGGAATTTGATATTATTCTGCCGATGGGAATATCTTTTTATACTTTCCAGACTATGTCGTATACCATTGACATGTATCGGGACAGGATAAAACCGGCGAAGACATTTTTAGATTTTGCTTTATATGTTACGTTTTTTCCGCAGCTCGTCGCGGGACCTATCGTCAGGTCAGGCGAATTGATTCCACAATATTACGAACCAAAGAAAGCCAGTCAGAATCAGTTTGTTCTCGGAATGTTATTACTTTCTATCGGGCTTTTTGAAAAGACCGTCTTTGCAGATTCATTATTTGCGCCTGTTTCAGATCGTGTTTTTGGCACCGATGGTAATTTACCGGCAATAGATGCCTGGGCAGGAGTACTTGCATTTTCAGGTCAGATATTCTTTGATTTTGCAGGATATTCTCTTTGTGCTATCGGTATTGCCCTTACACTTGGATTTAAATTGCCTGATAACTTCAGGTATCCCTATGGAGCGATTGGGTTTTCTGATCTATGGGGCAGATGGCATATTACCTTATCAAGTTGGTTAAGGGATTACCTGTATATTCCATTAGGAGGAAATCGAGGAACATTGAGCAGAACTTATGTGAATTTGATGTTGACGATGTTACTTGGAGGTCTTTGGCATGGAGCAGGCTGGACTTTTATTTTCTGGGGGTTTTTACATGGGTTTTATCTGATTATAGAAAGACTTCTAAAAGATAAGGTATCGATTAAATCATCGAATATCTTATTAAATGTATTTCTGGCTTTCCTGACTTTTCAATGTGTAAACATAACCTGGGTGTTTTTCCGGGCACAGGATTTCGAAATGGCAATCAACTTATTAGGATCGATGTTTTTTATTAATGAAGGAAAACCTCTTTTATGGACTTCGAGTATGGTCTTTGTTTTCGGGTTGATGACATTGGTTTTTGCTGGCCATTATGCAATGAGAAATAAATCCCTAGTCGGAGTAATCGAGTCAAGTCCCCGATGGTTTGTAACCCTGATATGGGGTATTATGATATTTGGACTTTTTATCGTTCAGACCACCGGTAAACAGTTTATTTATTTCCAGTTTTAA